From Musa acuminata AAA Group cultivar baxijiao chromosome BXJ3-8, Cavendish_Baxijiao_AAA, whole genome shotgun sequence, one genomic window encodes:
- the LOC135585457 gene encoding ribose-phosphate pyrophosphokinase 4-like isoform X1 → MAKRAKKQINLFYCAESEELARKVADHSDVIQLQTITWRNFDDGFPNLFINNAHDIRGQHVAFLASFSSPGVIFEQISAIFALPKLFISSFTLVLPFFPTGSFERMEEEGDVATAFTMARILSMIPKSRGGPTSIVIYDIHALQERFYFGDDVLPCFETGIPLLLQRLHELTDADNITIAFPDDGAWKRFHKLLMHFPMVVCAKVREGDKRIVRIKEGNPEGRHVVIVDDLVQSGGTLIECQKVLAAHGAGKVSAYVTHGVFPKRSWERFLHNNAEGSDHQFAYFWITDSCPLTVKAIANKAPFEVLSLAGSIANALQI, encoded by the exons ATGGCTAAAAGAGCAAAGAAGCAGATAAACCTCTTCTACTGCGCTGAGTCCGAGGAGCTCGCCAGGAAGGTGGCCGACCACTCCGACGTCATCCAGCTCCAGACCATCACTTGGAG GAACTTTGATGATGGATTCCCCAACCTTTTTATTAACAACGCACATGATATTAGAGGACAGCATGTTGCCTTTCTAGCCTCATTCAGCTCACCGGGAGTCATTTTTGAGCAAATATCTGCAATTTTTGCCTTGCCAAAACTATTTATTTCTTCTTTCACCTTGGTGTTGCCATTCTTCCCAACTGGTTCTTTTGAACGGatggaagaagaaggagatgtGGCTACTGCATTTACAATGGCACGGATATTGTCAATGATTCCTAAGTCTCGGGGTGGTCCGACTAGTATTGTCATCTATGACATACATGCATTGCAG GAAAGATTTTACTTTGGGGATGATGTCTTGCCTTGCTTTGAAACTGGTATTCCACTATTGTTGCAGCGTCTTCATGAACTAACCGATGCAGATAAT ATAACTATAGCTTTCCCAGATGATGGGGCATGGAAGCGGTTTCACAAGCTGTTGATGCACTTTCCAATG GTTGTTTGTGCAAAGGTTCGTGAAGGTGACAAGAGAATAGTTCGAATTAAGGAAGGGAATCCTGAGGGTCGACATGTTGTTATCGTGGATGATTTGGTGCAATCTGGTGGCACTCTTATTGAATGTCAG AAAGTTTTAGCTGCTCATGGTGCTGGAAAAGTAAGTGCTTATGTCACCCATGGTGTGTTCCCCAAGAGATCGTGGGAGCGATTTCTACACAATAATGCTG AGGGTTCAGATCATCAATTTGCATACTTTTGGATAACCGACTCATGCCCACTTACGGTGAAGGCCATAGCTAACAAGGCTCCATTTGAGGTGCTCAGTCTTGCTGGCTCTATTGCGAATGCCCTTCAGATCTAG
- the LOC135585457 gene encoding ribose-phosphate pyrophosphokinase 4-like isoform X2, which translates to MAKRAKKQINLFYCAESEELARKVADHSDVIQLQTITWRNFDDGFPNLFINNAHDIRGQHVAFLASFSSPGVIFEQISAIFALPKLFISSFTLVLPFFPTGSFERMEEEGDVATAFTMARILSMIPKSRGGPTSIVIYDIHALQERFYFGDDVLPCFETGIPLLLQRLHELTDADNITIAFPDDGAWKRFHKLLMHFPMVVCAKVREGDKRIVRIKEGNPEGRHVVIVDDLVQSGGTLIECQKVLAAHGAGKVSAYVTHGVFPKRSWERFLHNNADHQFAYFWITDSCPLTVKAIANKAPFEVLSLAGSIANALQI; encoded by the exons ATGGCTAAAAGAGCAAAGAAGCAGATAAACCTCTTCTACTGCGCTGAGTCCGAGGAGCTCGCCAGGAAGGTGGCCGACCACTCCGACGTCATCCAGCTCCAGACCATCACTTGGAG GAACTTTGATGATGGATTCCCCAACCTTTTTATTAACAACGCACATGATATTAGAGGACAGCATGTTGCCTTTCTAGCCTCATTCAGCTCACCGGGAGTCATTTTTGAGCAAATATCTGCAATTTTTGCCTTGCCAAAACTATTTATTTCTTCTTTCACCTTGGTGTTGCCATTCTTCCCAACTGGTTCTTTTGAACGGatggaagaagaaggagatgtGGCTACTGCATTTACAATGGCACGGATATTGTCAATGATTCCTAAGTCTCGGGGTGGTCCGACTAGTATTGTCATCTATGACATACATGCATTGCAG GAAAGATTTTACTTTGGGGATGATGTCTTGCCTTGCTTTGAAACTGGTATTCCACTATTGTTGCAGCGTCTTCATGAACTAACCGATGCAGATAAT ATAACTATAGCTTTCCCAGATGATGGGGCATGGAAGCGGTTTCACAAGCTGTTGATGCACTTTCCAATG GTTGTTTGTGCAAAGGTTCGTGAAGGTGACAAGAGAATAGTTCGAATTAAGGAAGGGAATCCTGAGGGTCGACATGTTGTTATCGTGGATGATTTGGTGCAATCTGGTGGCACTCTTATTGAATGTCAG AAAGTTTTAGCTGCTCATGGTGCTGGAAAAGTAAGTGCTTATGTCACCCATGGTGTGTTCCCCAAGAGATCGTGGGAGCGATTTCTACACAATAATGCTG ATCATCAATTTGCATACTTTTGGATAACCGACTCATGCCCACTTACGGTGAAGGCCATAGCTAACAAGGCTCCATTTGAGGTGCTCAGTCTTGCTGGCTCTATTGCGAATGCCCTTCAGATCTAG
- the LOC103996270 gene encoding heavy metal-associated isoprenylated plant protein 28, which translates to METIELKVDMVALHEKRLRKCLSKVKGIERVEVEASIEKVVITGYANRNKVVKALRRVGLRAEFWSAHNEILSTYATGSVMFNTYSFF; encoded by the exons atggag ACTATTGAGCTGAAGGTGGACATGGTGGCATTGCATGAGAAGAGATTGAGGAAATGCCTATCCAAAGTCAAAG GGATAGAGAGGGTTGAGGTGGAGGCCAGCATCGAGAAGGTGGTGATCACCGGGTATGCAAACAGGAATAAGGTCGTGAAGGCCCTCAGGAGAGTGGGGCTGCGAGCGGAGTTCTGGTCTGCGCATAATGAGATACTCAGCACCTATGCCACTGGAAGCGTCATGTTCAACACCTACAGTTTCTTTTAG